A single genomic interval of Spirosoma taeanense harbors:
- the porD gene encoding type IX secretion system protein PorD has protein sequence MNFIRIAILLLGCVLTASAQELNCQVTVNSDQLFAQQKTDFSYVNQLKGIISEFMNTRRWSNDQFTAAERINCSLNINLVKSLTQGAFEATAQIVVTRPVYGTNYETTTFSYVDRAFNFVYLPTTPVYYRENQFSDDLTSLLAFYANVILAVDYDSFSRRGGNLFVQRAYAITNLAQQGSPNGAWQTGGDRRNRYWLIENLQNQQLIPFRDAMYTYHRLGLDVFAANPVQVRKQTLDLLSTIRSIGLQLPNSVLINSFFDAKSQELYNILYEGTSTERKRAFDLLAYLDPAKTEVYRKLVSTGQ, from the coding sequence ATGAACTTTATCCGGATCGCTATTCTTCTGCTGGGCTGCGTGCTGACCGCCAGCGCGCAGGAGCTCAACTGCCAGGTGACGGTCAACTCCGATCAGTTGTTTGCGCAGCAGAAAACCGATTTTTCATACGTCAATCAACTGAAAGGAATTATCTCCGAGTTCATGAACACCCGGCGGTGGAGCAACGACCAGTTTACGGCCGCCGAGCGGATCAACTGCTCGCTGAACATCAACCTGGTCAAATCACTGACCCAGGGCGCCTTTGAGGCAACGGCGCAGATTGTCGTTACCCGGCCCGTTTACGGCACAAACTACGAAACCACCACCTTCAGCTACGTCGATCGGGCGTTCAATTTTGTGTACCTGCCCACCACCCCGGTCTATTACCGCGAGAACCAGTTTTCCGATGACCTGACCTCACTGCTGGCGTTTTATGCCAACGTCATTCTGGCCGTCGACTACGATTCGTTCAGCCGTCGGGGGGGAAACCTGTTCGTGCAGCGGGCCTACGCCATTACAAATCTGGCCCAGCAGGGGTCGCCCAACGGTGCCTGGCAAACCGGGGGCGACCGGCGCAACCGCTACTGGCTGATCGAGAACCTGCAGAATCAGCAGCTGATCCCGTTTCGCGATGCCATGTACACGTATCATCGGCTGGGCCTAGATGTTTTCGCGGCCAATCCGGTCCAGGTGCGCAAACAAACCCTCGATTTGCTCTCCACCATCCGCAGCATCGGCCTGCAGCTACCGAACTCGGTGCTGATCAACTCGTTTTTTGACGCTAAATCGCAGGAACTGTACAATATCCTCTACGAAGGAACGTCTACCGAGCGAAAACGGGCCTTCGATCTGCTGGCGTATCTGGACCCGGCTAAAACGGAAGTCTACCGGAAGTTGGTCAGCACGGGTCAGTAG
- a CDS encoding c-type cytochrome, with amino-acid sequence MIRLAGSLAALLLLVGTLSCQSEEEIKRQRYITEGILLYKTHCANCHQDKGQGLAALYPPIAGSDYLVNKNKVICLIRYGQQGPIVVNGKPYNRPMPAQPQLSDLEVAELTTYLYNEWGGESKVTDVKAVTPVLKQCGN; translated from the coding sequence ATGATCCGATTAGCCGGAAGTCTGGCCGCGCTGCTGTTACTCGTTGGGACTCTCTCCTGCCAGAGCGAGGAAGAAATCAAGCGCCAGCGCTATATTACCGAGGGAATTCTGCTCTATAAAACGCATTGCGCCAACTGCCACCAGGACAAAGGTCAGGGGCTGGCTGCTCTGTATCCGCCCATTGCGGGTTCCGATTATCTGGTCAATAAGAACAAGGTTATCTGCCTGATTCGCTATGGCCAGCAGGGCCCGATTGTGGTCAATGGCAAACCCTACAACCGCCCCATGCCCGCCCAGCCCCAATTGAGCGATCTGGAAGTGGCCGAGCTCACGACCTACCTGTATAACGAATGGGGGGGCGAGTCAAAGGTGACGGATGTGAAAGCCGTTACGCCCGTATTGAAACAGTGCGGAAACTAG
- the recN gene encoding DNA repair protein RecN, whose translation MLSHLLIKNYALIDQLELVPDRELNIITGETGAGKSIMLGAIGLLLGNRADTRVLYNPEQKCIIEGTFGVSGYIIERIFEEEELDYADTCIVRREISVSGKSRAFVNDTPVNLETLRRVTSQLMDIHSQHDSVLLGSNEYQLEIVDTYAQDDALLRQYRSDYQTYRNRKAVFDQLLAEASAMRKEFDYNNFLFEELSKAQLQPDEQESLEQELNILENAEEIKERLQLAYEYLDNTEQSVIDFLKGAVSNLAYISKLSDQYEQLQQRAQSSLIELRDLADEISTEQDRVEIDDTRAETIRERLNLLYQLQTKHQVKDVTALIELRDELSQKVSKVLNLDDELADAKTQTEAARTQLLASAETLSAARQAVLQPIEAEIGGLLHDLGMPNASLKIQAETGKPTQTGVDTISFLFSANKGVKPQQLKNVASGGEFSRLMMAIKYILASKRSLPTIVFDEIDTGVSGEIAIKMGNMMRDMAHSHQIIAITHLHQIAAQGTAHYFVYKDHSAAKTVSRIKKLTLDERVNEIAQMIGGKNPSASALKNAREILKQRTTAVAK comes from the coding sequence ATGCTATCGCATTTATTGATAAAAAATTACGCGCTGATTGACCAGCTCGAACTGGTCCCCGACCGGGAGCTGAATATCATTACGGGCGAAACCGGGGCCGGCAAATCCATCATGCTGGGCGCCATTGGCCTGCTGCTGGGTAACCGGGCCGACACGCGGGTTCTGTATAACCCCGAACAGAAGTGCATCATTGAAGGCACGTTCGGCGTTTCGGGTTATATCATCGAGCGGATCTTCGAGGAGGAAGAACTTGATTACGCCGACACCTGCATTGTCCGGCGGGAAATCAGCGTCAGCGGCAAGTCGCGGGCGTTCGTCAACGATACGCCCGTGAATCTGGAAACACTCCGGCGCGTCACGAGCCAGCTCATGGATATCCATTCCCAGCACGATTCAGTGCTGCTTGGCTCGAACGAATACCAGCTGGAGATTGTCGACACCTACGCGCAGGACGATGCGCTGCTGCGCCAGTACCGATCGGATTACCAGACGTACCGTAACCGAAAGGCGGTCTTTGACCAACTGCTGGCCGAAGCTTCGGCCATGCGCAAGGAGTTTGATTACAACAACTTTCTTTTCGAGGAATTAAGCAAAGCCCAGCTGCAGCCCGACGAGCAGGAATCGCTCGAACAGGAGCTGAACATTCTCGAAAACGCCGAGGAGATCAAGGAACGCCTGCAACTGGCTTACGAATACCTCGACAATACGGAGCAGTCGGTGATCGACTTCCTGAAGGGAGCCGTCAGCAATCTGGCGTATATCAGCAAGCTCTCTGACCAGTATGAGCAGTTGCAGCAGCGGGCGCAGAGCAGCCTGATTGAACTCCGCGACCTGGCCGACGAAATCAGTACCGAGCAGGACCGCGTTGAGATAGACGACACCCGGGCCGAAACCATCCGGGAACGGCTGAACCTGCTCTATCAGCTTCAGACCAAGCACCAGGTTAAGGATGTTACCGCGCTGATTGAACTGCGCGACGAGCTGAGCCAGAAAGTGAGCAAGGTTCTCAATCTGGACGACGAACTGGCCGACGCCAAAACACAGACCGAAGCCGCCCGGACGCAGCTGCTGGCCAGTGCCGAGACCCTGTCGGCCGCCCGGCAGGCTGTCCTGCAGCCCATTGAGGCCGAAATTGGCGGGCTGCTGCACGACCTCGGCATGCCCAATGCCTCCCTGAAAATTCAGGCCGAAACCGGTAAGCCCACTCAGACGGGTGTCGATACGATCTCGTTTCTGTTCAGCGCGAATAAGGGGGTTAAGCCACAGCAGCTGAAGAACGTAGCGTCGGGGGGTGAATTCTCCCGGCTGATGATGGCCATCAAGTATATCCTGGCCAGCAAACGCTCGTTGCCGACGATTGTCTTCGACGAAATTGATACCGGTGTCTCGGGGGAAATCGCCATCAAGATGGGGAACATGATGCGCGACATGGCACATAGCCACCAGATCATCGCCATTACGCACCTTCATCAGATTGCGGCCCAGGGCACGGCCCATTATTTCGTCTACAAAGACCATTCGGCGGCCAAGACCGTCAGCCGGATCAAGAAACTAACCCTCGATGAGCGGGTAAATGAGATTGCCCAGATGATCGGCGGCAAGAACCCTTCTGCCAGCGCGCTTAAAAACGCCCGGGAGATTCTGAAACAGCGAACCACCGCAGTGGCTAAATAA
- a CDS encoding SCO family protein encodes MPNPASIWINRSRWAILTGLLAAVLSCSPADDKLPILGERTTVTRTVNGKAVTDSVYHTIPDFTFVSQYGDTVTARTLNGKVYVADFFFTSCPTICPKMKVQLKRVYEKFKGNPDVMLLSHTIDPAHDSVPMLKEFADNLGVTGRQWLFVTGDKETIYDIGQNSYMVTAQQDASAPGGVIHSGAFILVDKNKHIRGVYDGTTEDGVDKLMKDMDRLLAEEKS; translated from the coding sequence TTGCCCAATCCCGCCAGTATCTGGATAAATAGAAGTCGCTGGGCGATCCTGACGGGTTTGCTGGCTGCGGTTCTCAGTTGCAGTCCGGCCGACGATAAACTGCCGATTTTAGGGGAACGAACCACCGTTACGCGCACAGTGAACGGAAAAGCCGTTACGGACTCGGTGTATCATACCATTCCCGATTTCACGTTTGTCAGCCAGTACGGTGATACTGTTACGGCCAGAACCCTGAACGGTAAAGTTTATGTGGCCGATTTCTTTTTTACGAGCTGCCCGACGATCTGTCCCAAAATGAAGGTGCAGCTCAAACGGGTCTATGAGAAGTTCAAAGGCAATCCGGACGTCATGCTGCTGTCGCATACCATTGACCCCGCCCATGATTCCGTGCCGATGCTCAAGGAGTTTGCCGATAACCTCGGCGTTACGGGTCGGCAGTGGCTGTTCGTGACGGGCGACAAGGAAACGATCTATGACATTGGTCAGAACAGCTACATGGTCACCGCCCAGCAGGACGCATCGGCCCCCGGTGGGGTGATACACAGCGGAGCGTTCATTCTGGTCGATAAAAACAAACACATCCGGGGGGTTTACGACGGCACAACGGAAGACGGCGTGGACAAACTCATGAAGGATATGGACCGGCTGCTGGCCGAAGAAAAATCATGA
- a CDS encoding type III pantothenate kinase yields MNLVIDWGNSSLKTGWFREDKQIVTGHYPSVDALLAELDGASPGQPAHVLVSSTSRPADEIRAGLSGLNSEIRILDAQTPVPIRKAYDTPHSLGTDRVAAAVGAASLFPDQACLVLDLGTCLTADFVDPDATFQGGLISPGLRMRFRAMHEQTARLPLVEPPTDGHGLDWPELTAKNTRSAMLSGVVNGLAFEMNGLLDAYRQKWPDLVVVLCGGDASVFESHLKPPIFAVPELVLVGLNRILRYNVENLHAHTPGTTN; encoded by the coding sequence ATGAATCTGGTAATTGACTGGGGAAATTCAAGCCTGAAAACTGGGTGGTTCCGGGAAGACAAACAAATCGTTACCGGCCATTACCCTTCGGTGGATGCCCTACTGGCCGAACTGGACGGGGCTTCGCCGGGACAACCGGCACACGTCCTGGTTTCGTCGACGAGCCGGCCTGCCGATGAGATTCGGGCGGGGCTGTCGGGGTTGAACAGCGAGATCAGGATTCTGGATGCGCAGACGCCGGTGCCGATTCGAAAGGCCTACGATACGCCCCATTCGCTCGGCACCGACCGGGTAGCCGCTGCGGTGGGTGCCGCCAGCCTCTTTCCGGATCAGGCCTGTCTGGTGCTCGATCTGGGCACCTGCCTGACGGCCGACTTCGTGGACCCGGACGCTACGTTTCAGGGCGGGCTGATTTCGCCGGGGCTGCGGATGCGTTTCCGGGCCATGCACGAGCAGACGGCCCGCCTGCCGCTGGTTGAGCCGCCGACGGATGGGCACGGCCTGGACTGGCCGGAGCTGACGGCCAAAAATACCCGGTCGGCCATGCTGAGTGGCGTGGTCAACGGGCTGGCTTTTGAGATGAACGGGCTGCTGGATGCATACCGCCAGAAGTGGCCGGATTTAGTCGTTGTCCTGTGCGGGGGCGATGCGTCCGTCTTTGAAAGTCATTTGAAACCCCCGATATTTGCAGTACCGGAGCTGGTGCTGGTGGGATTGAATCGAATTTTACGCTATAATGTTGAGAATTTACACGCGCACACGCCGGGTACTACAAATTAG
- the coaBC gene encoding bifunctional phosphopantothenoylcysteine decarboxylase/phosphopantothenate--cysteine ligase CoaBC — MNGKRILLGVTGSISAYKSALLTRLLVKAGAEVQVIMTESAQTFITPLTLATLSKRPVLSAFVSNTDEGRWNNHVELGLWADALVIAPASAHTLARCAHGFCDDLLSAVYLSARCPVFFAPAMDLDMYHHPATVDNLRRLESFGNRIIRAEHGELASGLVGEGRLAEPETILQTLETFWADQPGKSSFDSFSVPPSPGPLPVANRRVLITAGPTQEPIDPVRFISNHSTGKMGYALAGAFVRAGADVTLVSGPTALAVPHPAIRRINVQSAQEMFEATEAEFARAEIVVLSAAVADYRPAFPASQKIKKTDDTVTLELTKTTDIAATLGARKGRGQWLMGFALETDNEQANALKKLHAKNLDWIVLNSLRDAGAGFGHDTNKITVIDKDEQTHEFALKSKNEVAQDLVALVADSLNKHEP, encoded by the coding sequence GTGAACGGAAAACGAATTTTACTCGGCGTAACAGGCAGTATATCGGCCTATAAATCGGCCCTGCTGACGAGGCTGCTGGTGAAAGCCGGCGCTGAGGTGCAGGTTATTATGACCGAGTCGGCACAAACCTTTATTACGCCCCTGACGCTGGCTACGCTGTCGAAGCGGCCCGTCCTGTCAGCCTTCGTCAGCAATACCGACGAAGGCCGCTGGAACAACCACGTTGAACTGGGGCTATGGGCCGACGCGCTGGTGATCGCTCCGGCCTCGGCGCACACGCTGGCGCGCTGCGCCCACGGTTTCTGCGACGATCTGCTGTCGGCGGTGTACCTGTCGGCCCGCTGTCCGGTATTTTTTGCCCCGGCCATGGACCTCGATATGTACCACCACCCCGCGACGGTTGACAACCTGCGCCGACTCGAATCGTTCGGCAACCGAATCATCCGGGCCGAACACGGCGAGCTGGCCAGCGGCCTGGTGGGCGAAGGCCGACTGGCCGAACCCGAAACGATCCTGCAGACGCTGGAAACCTTCTGGGCAGATCAGCCCGGCAAAAGCTCATTCGATTCGTTCTCCGTTCCCCCATCCCCTGGCCCATTGCCCGTTGCCAACCGGCGGGTGCTGATTACGGCTGGTCCGACTCAGGAACCCATCGATCCCGTCCGGTTTATCAGCAACCACTCCACGGGCAAGATGGGTTACGCCCTGGCGGGCGCGTTTGTCAGGGCGGGCGCCGACGTAACGCTCGTCAGCGGCCCAACGGCGCTGGCCGTGCCGCATCCCGCAATCCGGCGCATCAACGTTCAATCGGCTCAGGAGATGTTCGAGGCCACTGAGGCCGAGTTTGCCCGGGCCGAGATCGTGGTTCTGAGCGCGGCCGTAGCCGATTATCGACCCGCTTTCCCGGCCAGCCAGAAGATAAAGAAAACCGACGATACCGTTACGCTGGAACTGACCAAAACCACCGACATTGCCGCTACGCTCGGAGCCCGCAAAGGACGGGGCCAGTGGCTAATGGGCTTTGCGCTGGAAACGGATAACGAGCAGGCTAACGCGCTCAAAAAACTCCACGCTAAAAACCTGGACTGGATTGTGCTGAACTCGCTGCGCGATGCCGGGGCGGGTTTTGGACACGACACCAATAAAATCACCGTTATTGATAAAGACGAACAAACCCACGAATTTGCGCTAAAATCAAAAAACGAAGTCGCGCAGGATCTGGTGGCCCTGGTGGCCGATTCGCTCAACAAACACGAACCCTGA
- the rho gene encoding transcription termination factor Rho yields MLTKEELDMKLLSELQPIAEQFGITNIAKYQKKELIYKILSEQAVNPQAEVVEEAAPVNEAPRRGRRTKAAQPEAETPAEPPVAPGPARTTEAPDSSRTRQRVRRDASAADTPPPTPEDGMTATEGTPASETQPGTFPEDARPLRQPRANRERPAANAQATGTEQPQPEAASEAQRPETPTQPVQPRPESDRMPGPRAERENGQPNRPDPNRQRGQRPEGNQPGPRDAANRPRQDANRNDNLRENGAMRRDARDGGPRNPRDQRPRTQRVVTDEVALNYVQPDEEFLTPTVVSDDNAPNMQSDVNGTPSTDPGADTTDLSTETQPAQQSDQPQNGNGPAAQPQVPQPSREAQEYQNRIRRQYNQHIREFDGIIDNEGVLEIMQDGGYGFLRSADYNYLASPDDIYVSPSQIKLFGLKTGDTVRGAIRPPKEGEKYFALLRVSTVNGKTTEEIRDRIPFEYLTPLFPEEQLHLSNRPENYSSRVLDLFAPIGKGQRGMIVAQPKTGKTVLLKEIANAITKNHPEVYLIVLLIDERPEEVTDMARSVNAEVISSTFDEQADRHVKVSSMVLEKAKRMVECGHDVVILLDSITRLARAYNTVVPSSGKILSGGVDANALHRPKRFFGAARNVENGGSLTIIATALIDTGSKMDEVIFEEFKGTGNMELQLDRKLANKRVYPAVDVLASGTRREDLLLDKETLQRVWILRKHMADMNPMETMDFLLDRMKGTRTNEEFLISMNR; encoded by the coding sequence ATGTTAACAAAGGAAGAATTAGACATGAAGCTTCTATCAGAGCTTCAGCCCATTGCCGAGCAGTTTGGCATCACGAACATTGCCAAATACCAGAAGAAAGAATTAATTTATAAGATATTGAGTGAACAGGCCGTCAACCCGCAGGCAGAAGTCGTTGAGGAAGCGGCTCCGGTGAACGAAGCACCCCGCCGGGGTCGGCGGACCAAAGCCGCCCAACCCGAAGCGGAAACGCCCGCCGAGCCGCCAGTTGCTCCTGGCCCGGCCCGCACCACCGAGGCACCCGACAGCAGCCGGACCCGCCAGCGCGTTCGGCGCGACGCCAGTGCCGCCGATACCCCTCCGCCAACCCCGGAAGACGGCATGACGGCCACCGAAGGAACGCCCGCCAGCGAAACCCAACCCGGTACCTTCCCGGAAGATGCCAGGCCCCTTCGCCAGCCCCGCGCCAACCGCGAGCGGCCGGCTGCGAATGCACAGGCAACGGGTACTGAACAACCGCAACCCGAAGCCGCGTCGGAGGCCCAGCGCCCTGAAACACCCACCCAGCCGGTGCAGCCCCGGCCCGAAAGCGACCGGATGCCCGGCCCACGTGCAGAACGGGAAAACGGTCAGCCTAACCGGCCCGACCCAAACCGCCAGCGCGGCCAGCGCCCCGAGGGGAATCAGCCCGGCCCCCGCGACGCGGCCAACCGACCCCGTCAGGACGCGAACCGCAACGACAACCTGCGCGAAAACGGCGCCATGCGTCGCGATGCACGGGATGGCGGCCCCCGGAATCCGCGCGACCAGCGTCCCCGTACCCAGCGGGTGGTTACCGACGAAGTGGCGCTAAATTACGTCCAGCCCGACGAAGAGTTTCTAACGCCCACGGTTGTATCCGACGACAACGCCCCGAACATGCAGTCGGATGTCAACGGAACTCCGTCCACCGATCCGGGCGCTGACACCACCGACCTTTCCACGGAAACGCAGCCAGCGCAGCAGTCTGACCAGCCACAGAATGGAAACGGCCCGGCGGCTCAGCCACAGGTTCCGCAGCCGTCGCGGGAGGCTCAGGAATACCAGAACCGCATCCGCCGGCAGTACAACCAGCACATCCGCGAGTTCGATGGTATCATCGACAACGAAGGGGTGCTGGAGATCATGCAGGACGGCGGCTACGGCTTCCTGCGTTCGGCCGATTACAATTACCTGGCCAGCCCGGACGATATTTACGTATCGCCCTCGCAGATTAAGCTGTTCGGCCTGAAAACCGGCGATACGGTGCGCGGAGCGATTCGTCCGCCGAAGGAAGGTGAGAAATACTTTGCCCTGCTGCGCGTCTCGACCGTCAACGGCAAAACGACCGAAGAAATCCGCGACCGGATTCCGTTCGAGTACCTGACTCCCCTCTTCCCCGAAGAGCAGCTGCACCTCAGTAACCGGCCCGAAAATTATTCGTCGCGGGTACTGGACCTGTTTGCCCCGATTGGCAAAGGCCAGCGCGGGATGATCGTGGCCCAGCCCAAAACGGGTAAGACCGTGCTGCTGAAGGAAATCGCCAATGCCATCACCAAGAACCACCCCGAGGTGTATCTGATCGTGCTGCTGATCGACGAACGGCCGGAAGAGGTAACGGACATGGCCCGCAGCGTAAATGCCGAGGTGATCTCCTCCACGTTTGATGAGCAGGCCGACCGGCACGTAAAGGTGTCGAGCATGGTGCTCGAAAAAGCCAAGCGGATGGTGGAGTGCGGCCACGATGTGGTGATCCTGCTGGATTCGATTACGCGTCTGGCGCGGGCCTACAACACGGTTGTGCCTTCGTCGGGTAAGATTCTGTCGGGGGGTGTAGACGCCAACGCCCTGCACCGGCCGAAGCGGTTCTTCGGTGCCGCCCGGAACGTTGAGAACGGCGGTTCGCTGACCATCATCGCTACAGCCCTGATCGACACCGGCTCCAAAATGGACGAAGTGATTTTCGAAGAATTCAAAGGCACCGGCAACATGGAACTCCAGCTCGACCGTAAGCTGGCCAACAAGCGGGTATACCCCGCCGTAGACGTTCTGGCGTCGGGAACGCGCCGGGAAGACCTGCTGCTGGATAAGGAAACCCTGCAGCGCGTCTGGATTCTGCGCAAGCATATGGCCGACATGAACCCCATGGAAACCATGGACTTCCTGCTCGACCGCATGAAAGGAACGCGCACCAACGAAGAGTTTCTGATCTCGATGAACCGCTAA
- a CDS encoding viral A-type inclusion protein, protein MTKFLLPVAGFLALNIAFLACSPSGEEAVKKAENDVFAIHDEVMPKLDDMMRMRKKLRQRIAALDSTAASGSASATLRTGEEQEQARRLLRDLTEADSLMMNWMTQYKNDTLTKLPSAEALRYLEQQKDKISDVKTKINTSLAQSRQYLDK, encoded by the coding sequence ATGACCAAATTTCTCCTTCCAGTAGCGGGCTTTCTGGCCCTGAATATAGCCTTCCTGGCTTGCAGTCCATCCGGCGAAGAAGCCGTAAAAAAAGCCGAAAACGACGTCTTTGCGATCCATGACGAGGTTATGCCCAAGCTCGACGACATGATGCGGATGCGCAAAAAACTTCGACAGCGGATCGCTGCGCTCGACAGCACGGCCGCTTCGGGTTCAGCCTCGGCTACGCTCCGCACCGGCGAAGAGCAGGAACAGGCCCGCCGACTCCTCCGGGATCTGACCGAGGCCGACAGCCTGATGATGAACTGGATGACCCAGTACAAGAACGATACGCTAACCAAGTTGCCTTCGGCAGAAGCGCTGCGCTACCTGGAGCAGCAAAAAGATAAAATTTCCGATGTTAAAACAAAAATCAATACCAGCCTTGCCCAATCCCGCCAGTATCTGGATAAATAG
- the lptC gene encoding LPS export ABC transporter periplasmic protein LptC produces MRMHSVPSINLILIAVLSGLLLACDEPKQVKKVAPYQGPVEEINDVRLLYSEAAMLKVKLTTARQFRYANDNRTYPKPVHISFYGPTGAEVTTLRSDSGRYDKAKDLYTVMGNVVVINKEKQEKLLTPELSWNPATKKVFTDKRVAVISQQTGEKLYGLGLDANQDFSQYSIRKPTGVFNVEGGL; encoded by the coding sequence ATGAGAATGCATAGTGTGCCCTCTATTAATCTGATTCTGATAGCCGTATTAAGTGGTCTGCTGCTGGCCTGCGATGAGCCGAAGCAGGTTAAAAAAGTCGCGCCCTATCAGGGGCCAGTTGAGGAAATCAATGATGTCCGGCTGCTGTACAGTGAAGCCGCGATGCTGAAAGTGAAGTTAACGACGGCCCGGCAGTTTCGTTATGCCAACGATAACCGGACGTACCCTAAGCCGGTGCATATCAGCTTCTACGGACCAACGGGGGCGGAGGTGACAACCCTGCGCTCCGACTCCGGGCGTTACGATAAAGCCAAAGACCTGTATACGGTTATGGGCAATGTGGTCGTCATCAACAAAGAAAAGCAGGAGAAACTGCTGACGCCCGAACTAAGCTGGAATCCGGCGACCAAGAAGGTGTTTACCGATAAGCGCGTGGCCGTTATCAGCCAGCAGACGGGCGAGAAGCTGTACGGTCTGGGCCTGGATGCCAACCAGGATTTTTCGCAGTACTCCATCCGCAAGCCAACCGGCGTTTTCAACGTCGAAGGTGGGCTATAG
- a CDS encoding sugar phosphate isomerase/epimerase family protein, with the protein MADLHSVSRRNFLKTSLVGVVGTDTLMRAAVNEAKPAAFSLPLGVCTAYKNVPLLKELGCSFVEESVGRFLIPDSGDGGYQTNRQELQAAAFPVRSYIYFFPGNLKSVGPELHHEAILQRADLALRRAKECSSQNIVFGSGGSRAIPEGFDQAQAKAQHIELCKKMAPLAEKHGVTLAVEPLNRGETNFINSLAEGVEIIEAVGNPWLKLQCDIYHMLKENEPPSEIIRYRRHIVHCHIAEKRSRTAPGTDGDDFRPYLHALKEINYRGGLSLECNWTNFEPEVKRGIETLKTQLSEV; encoded by the coding sequence ATGGCTGATTTGCATTCAGTATCCAGACGTAATTTTCTGAAAACTTCCCTGGTCGGTGTAGTTGGGACGGACACACTGATGCGAGCGGCTGTAAATGAAGCAAAGCCCGCTGCATTTTCGTTGCCCCTGGGTGTATGTACGGCCTATAAAAACGTTCCGTTGCTGAAAGAGCTGGGGTGTTCCTTCGTGGAGGAGAGCGTCGGGCGGTTTCTAATTCCCGATTCAGGCGATGGTGGTTATCAAACAAACCGGCAGGAATTGCAGGCGGCCGCGTTTCCGGTCCGGTCATACATCTACTTTTTTCCGGGTAATCTGAAGTCGGTCGGGCCGGAACTGCACCACGAAGCGATTTTACAACGCGCCGACCTGGCGCTCAGGCGGGCCAAAGAATGCAGCTCGCAGAATATTGTGTTCGGCAGCGGTGGCTCGCGGGCCATTCCGGAGGGCTTCGACCAAGCGCAGGCTAAAGCCCAGCATATAGAATTATGCAAAAAAATGGCTCCTCTGGCCGAAAAGCACGGGGTAACCCTCGCCGTTGAGCCTCTCAACCGGGGCGAGACGAACTTCATCAACAGCTTAGCCGAGGGGGTAGAAATTATCGAAGCGGTTGGGAATCCATGGCTGAAACTGCAGTGCGATATTTACCATATGCTCAAAGAAAACGAACCGCCATCGGAAATCATCCGGTACCGCCGTCACATTGTACATTGTCACATTGCCGAAAAACGAAGCCGGACCGCCCCCGGTACGGACGGTGACGACTTCAGGCCGTATCTGCATGCACTGAAAGAAATCAACTACCGGGGTGGGCTATCCCTGGAATGCAACTGGACGAATTTCGAGCCGGAAGTAAAACGCGGGATCGAGACACTGAAAACGCAGCTTAGTGAGGTTTGA